From a single Aspergillus puulaauensis MK2 DNA, chromosome 2, nearly complete sequence genomic region:
- a CDS encoding uncharacterized protein (COG:S;~EggNog:ENOG410PP4G;~InterPro:IPR006620,IPR005123;~PFAM:PF13640;~antiSMASH:Cluster_2.10;~go_function: GO:0005506 - iron ion binding [Evidence IEA];~go_function: GO:0016491 - oxidoreductase activity [Evidence IEA];~go_function: GO:0016705 - oxidoreductase activity, acting on paired donors, with incorporation or reduction of molecular oxygen [Evidence IEA];~go_function: GO:0031418 - L-ascorbic acid binding [Evidence IEA];~go_process: GO:0055114 - oxidation-reduction process [Evidence IEA]), which yields MGRQQSTDFLPPQPPANATCRVIDFAATEPPVPEYKKYLAAVIDNAFTEAECRELLRLAEQSSPDKAWERALINIGGGRQALSTDSRNCSRIILDSPEVAEKLKSRLLPFLKELGIDRLDKTPLITGLAGRRRTYQFTRFNHRLRFLKYVGGEYFRPHWDAHYMTPDRREKSYFTIHLYLNGDGEQDLKELERANADGLEGAGNTDLDGQLLGGATSFLPRYEEKERHARVFPKTGSVLVFQQSELLHSGDSVFRGTKYTLRSDVMYEEVTEA from the coding sequence ATGGGGCGCCAACAGAGCACCGACTTTCTTCCCCCGCAACCCCCCGCAAACGCAACCTGCCGAGTGATCGACTTTGCGGCCACAGAACCACCAGTCCCTGAATACAAAAAGTACCTCGCTGCAGTTATCGATAACGCATTCACCGAAGCAGAATGCAGAGAGCTTTTGCGCTTAGCGGAACAAAGCTCACCTGATAAGGCCTGGGAGCGGGCGCTCATCAACATTGGAGGCGGCCGCCAAGCATTATCCACAGACTCGCGCAACTGCAGTCGAATCATCCTGGACAGCCCGGAAGTTGCAGAGAAATTGAAGAGTCGACTTCTACCTTTCTTAAAGGAGTTGGGAATCGACCGGCTTGATAAGACGCCGCTCATAACGGGTCTGGCTGGTCGAAGGCGCACATACCAGTTCACCCGGTTCAACCATCGCCTGCGCTTCCTCAAGTATGTCGGGGGTGAATATTTTCGACCGCACTGGGACGCCCACTACATGACTCCCGATCGTCGGGAGAAATCATACTTCACGATCCATCTCTACCTAAACGGGGACGGGGAACAGGATCTTAAAGAGTTGGAACGTGCCAATGCTGACGGCCTGGAAGGCGCTGGAAACACGGATTTGGATGGGCAATTATTAGGCGGCGCGACGTCCTTCCTGCCCCGGtatgaggagaaagagagacatGCGCGAGTTTTCCCCAAAACAGGGTCAGTTCTCGTCTTTCAGCAGAGCGAGTTGCTGCATAGCGGGGATTCGGTGTTTCGGGGCACCAAGTATACACTTAGGTCGGATGTGATGTATGAGGAGGTTACTGAAGCGTGA
- the PLB1_1 gene encoding lysophospholipase family protein (COG:I;~EggNog:ENOG410PFXA;~InterPro:IPR016035,IPR002642;~PFAM:PF01735;~SECRETED:SignalP(1-19);~TransMembrane:1 (n3-14c19/20o613-632i);~antiSMASH:Cluster_2.10;~go_function: GO:0004620 - phospholipase activity [Evidence IEA];~go_process: GO:0009395 - phospholipid catabolic process [Evidence IEA]), producing the protein MKTTATVFALAGLLSGATSIPTDVTKDVSPVIRSLPNAPNGYTPDNVTCPSNRPEIRLATNLSPNETSWLKTRRDKTQSALKDFFGHVSVGDFDAVGYLDRISSNSSNLPNIGIAVSGGGYRALMNGAGAIKAFDSRTDNSTSEGQLGGLLQSATYLAGLSGGGWLVGSIFVNNFTTISALQSSGKGGVWQFQNSIFEGPDEGSIQLLDSASYYNDIYDSIEAKGNAGFETSITDYWGRALSYQLVNASDGGPSYTWSSIALGQEFQDANMPLPILVADGRFPGELVVSSNATVYEFNPWEFGSFDPTVFGFAPLEYVGSTFVNGSIPSNETCVRGFDNAGFVMGTSSSLFNQFFLQLNDTGLPDFLTSVIGDVLERIGREDDDIAVYSPNPFYGWLPEHTAYSHEENLDVVDGGEDLQNIPLHPLIQPSRHVDVIFAVDSSADTEYSWPNGTALVATYERSLNSSGVGNGTEFPAVPDATSFVNLGLNSRPTFFGCDSKNTTAPLVVYLPNKPFSYLSNFTTFTPDYSLDERDSAIQNGYDVATMGNSTTDSDWSACVGCAILSRSFDRTNENIPDICTQCFNRYCWDGTTNTTTPAEYAPSTIIEQSTASAAFPTVLTSILAASVAIITMA; encoded by the exons ATGAAGACCACAGCAACGGTGTTTGCTTTGGCAGGGTTGCTGTCCG GTGCGACATCGATTCCTACCGATGTTACCAAGGATGTATCGCCCGTGATCCGGTCGCTCCCAAATGCCCCCAACGGATACACGCCAGACAATGTCACTTGCCCTTCCAACCGTCCCGAGATTCGTCTTGCGACAAACCTGTCGCCAAACGAGACTTCATGGCTCAAAACCCGCCGGGACAAAACCCAGTCGGCTTTGAAAGACTTCTTCGGCCATGTCAGCGTTGGAGACTTCGATGCGGTCGGATACCTTGATCGAATCTCGAGCAATTCTTCAAATCTGCCCAACATCGGAATTGCGGTCTCTGGTGGAGGATATCGTGCTTTGATGAATGGCGCAGGAGCCATTAAAGCCTTCGACAGCCGTACGGATAACTCGACTAGCGAAGGTCAATTGGGTGGTTTGTTGCAATCGGCGACATACCTGGCTGGTcttagtggtggtggttggctTGTCGGATCGATTTTCGTCAATAACTTTACTACCATCTCGGCGCTGCAGTCGTCCGGGAAGGGAGGTGTATGGCAGTTTCAGAATTCCATTTTCGAGGGCCCAGATGAGGGCAGCATCCAACTCTTGGATTCGGCGAGCTACTACAATGACATCTATGACTCTATTGAGGCGAAGGGGAATGCTGGCTTTGAGACATCAATCACAGACTACTG GGGACGTGCGCTGTCTTATCAACTAGTTAATGCTTCAGATGGCGGCCCCAGCTATACCTGGTCATCGATTGCCCTCGGCCAGGAGTTCCAGGATGCCAACATGCCGTTGCCGATTTTGGTCGCGGACGGCCGATTCCCTGGTGAATTGGTCGTCAGCAGCAATGCAACCGTATATGAGTTCAATCCCTGGGAATTTGGTAGTTTTGATCCTACCGTTTTTGGATTTGCACCTTTGGAGTACGTTGGCTCAACCTTCGTCAACGGCTCCATCCCGTCGAATGAAACTTGTGTTCGTGGGTTCGACAACGCTGGATTTGTGATGGGCACTTCCTCGAGTCTGTTCAACCAATTCTTCCTTCAACTCAATGATACTGGCCTTCCGGATTTCTTGACGAGCGTTATCGGCGACGTTCTTGAACGCATCGGCAGAGAAGATGACGACATTGCTGTATACTCGCCTAACCCTTTCTACGGTTGGTTACCGGAACATACGGCTTATTCACACGAGGAAAATCTCGACGTTGTAGACGGCGGAGAGGATCTTCAGAACATTCCTCTACACCCGTTAATCCAGCCGAGCCGTCACGTCGATGTCATCTTCGCTGTTGATTCTTCGGCAGATACTGAGTATAGCTGGCCAAATGGCACCGCCCTTGTCGCCACATACGAACGTAGCTTGAACTCGAGTGGTGTGGGCAACGGTACTGAATTCCCTGCCGTTCCGGATGCCACCTCGTTCGTCAACTTGGGATTGAACTCACGCCCAACCTTCTTCGGATGTGACAGCAAAAACACCACGGCCCCTCTTGTTGTCTACCTTCCCAACAAGCCTTTTAGCTATCTTTCCAACTTCACGACCTTCACGCCTGACTACAGCCTCGATGAGAGGGACAGCGCCATTCAGAACGGCTACGATGTTGCGACTATGGGTAACAGCACAACAGACAGCGACTGGTCTGCTTGCGTCGGCTGTGCGATCCTTAGCCGCTCTTTTGACCGGACCAACGAGAACATTCCTGATATTTGCACCCAGTGCTTCAACAGGTATTGCTGGGATGGCACTACCAACACCACTACTCCAGCCGAGTATGCTCCTAGCACTATCATTGAGCAGAGCACTGCGTCCGCCGCTTTCCCTACTGTTTTGACAAGCATACTCGCTGCGAGTGTTGCGATTATCACGATGGCATAG
- a CDS encoding uncharacterized protein (COG:S;~EggNog:ENOG410PJW7;~InterPro:IPR001357,IPR036420,IPR022047), producing MARAAVIPQSPPKRATRGRAKGSTTTKTTGKQSAKTTKAVETRKRNARIAVSHTNSESEEETDDEIGVIDSKSRGKTAEKGKSTGSTKSGRGRKAVAAADSESENENDDDELAQSSAPKKRPGRPKTKAAATAKEEETTTTTTKPASRGRGRPKGTSVKVTGDEDVLRANTRRNERVQDSDDLSSSQQGPTEIFIATGSAMLRGPAKKKKVTFQEMSDSDEGESSEVPAPTTTRRRRGTIVAKDVEGMGAKPVRKAPTPSARGRKPGPAKKGGAKPLSPKKATQLAKAYASSDGEDDELNGEKDAIKLVVHSPEKRGSGITGLGSPVRRINFTPNKASKTFDENGEPTVPSRKSFDFNDSQFMSSPARRPPPSPFHFTLKETPKRAGLTFNDNTKLARPESTPTQNSPLRTSPKKAKLGTPVPGRLFGHNGDGFSQPNLTPAQNSPLKTSPKKGIFGASFSSQKPSHQASTSTPFKSSMLLSPAKKVSTPFKSSLPPVPSSLAKESRVQADAETDDETVSMYDESPSREQNFEGGTVFDAYQDEHGTRLTPDGTPVTRRIGHSGKGTPGQSDVFAGLDKETDEEDSEDELAPLEAHDPAEDAEHTDQQMKDLIEEVEAEFEETDTQAPFDYDQDEEESTTPQDTYKARSQSDGVQEDFGEDESADPQEDDSDMEVPEEPTPSAHRRSFVNGLEDVFTESSPLRDIPTDNVTHDMDDQDNYSMSDDEAPVNVDQSARTAEEHDEPTLVGQTTSSPSNHPMSADPIQPYEIEEVEHTPFMNFLLTHWAPTLPLVDELHSTSISVQYTERRSPRSNTPEDSQNDVPNTPSVSSTPESQEEEHQDKSLPNKGPRFTLLAEQFSQWKASSPAKPATSRPRRRGVFSLGRPSDVSRTTPRAPKTDIFANAPSFSAKLRSQPAPHTSPVVDAHEEHDIHEDEEDPVEDEVVESKTEHGTRSPMAEIMDDEAPEAPELFSDIPHDEAEEQQPKSADYPTLQPSVEEEKENDEISFVPATPAKNPSLPPQTFHTMSKVPLKPEGEISPLKILRKRGRSLSITSPVRSSPRLRNFLPPPKAHRVSESPPRKSPRIQEESVQRSRSREPSIEPQQTHRARTPSRTASPSKTPRKQVPDYELCLHGAVVFVDVHTTEGEDASGIFIELLQQMGAKCIRNWSWNPRMSLSPEEGTPSLNGKVGITHVVFKDGGVRTLEKVRQASGLVKCVGVGWVLDCERENKWLDEALYSVDSSIIPRGGAKRRKSMEPRALSNINGTLIKSGMAGSSSRRPSAAFGNGARSTTPEEPGHTGGDNKFWQTPRTPSAASLGFNLDSIGMSPATPFFLSQRSKLVQQTCPPKQTQQGLFSRNKAEEGPSRELKTKLEAARRKSLAFKPTVGSPLVE from the exons ATGGCCCGAGCTGCGGTCATCCCTCAATCGCCGCCAAAGCGCGCTACGCGTGGCAGAGCTAAGGGGTCAACAACCACAAAGACGACAGGAAAGCAAAGCGCGAAAACGACAAAAGCTGTTGAAACGAGGAAGCGGAATGCGCGAATAGCGGTGTCACATACGAATTCAGAGTCTGAGGAGGAAACGGATGATGAGATTGGGGTTATTGATAGTAAGAGCAGGGGGAAGACAGCGGAAAAGGGGAAGTCTACCGGGTCTACCAAGTcggggagagggaggaaggcagtggctgctgctgatagtgagagtgagaatgagaatgatgacgacgaactTGCTCAGTCTAGTGCGCCGAAGAAAAGACCTGGACGGCCGAAGACTAAGGCcgcggcgacggcgaaggaggaagagactaCCACCACTACTACAAAGCCGGCATCTAGAGGGAGGGGACGGCCGAAGGGTACGTCTGTGAAGGTGActggtgatgaagatgtccTGCGTGCAAATACGCGGAGGAATGAGCGTGTCCAGGACAGCGACGATTTATCGTCCTCGCAACAAGGACCGACAGAGATATTCATAGCGACAGGCTCAGCTATGCTGCGGGGTCccgcaaagaagaagaaagtcacATTTCAGGAGATGTCGGACTCGGACGAGGGCGAATCGAGTGAAGTGCCTGCTCCCACCACTACGCGGCGCAGGAGAGGGACAATTGTCGCGAAGGATGTCGAGGGTATGGGTGCGAAGCCTGTTCGTAAAGCCCCCACGCCATCAGCCAGGGGTCGTAAGCCTGGGCCAGCCAAGAAGGGCGGTGCTAAGCCTCTGTCCCCGAAGAAGGCCACACAGTTAGCTAAGGCATACGCGAGCtccgacggcgaggatgacgaatTGAATGGCGAGAAAGACGCTATCAAGCTTGTGGTTCATTCACCGGAGAAGCGTGGATCGGGTATTACTGGACTAGGATCTCCCGTGAGAAGGATCAACTTTACTCCAAACAAGGCCTCCAAAACATTTGATGAGAATGGTGAACCCACCGTTCCTTCTAGGAAGTCGTTTGACTTTAACGACTCGCAATTCATGTCCAGTCCAGCGCGCCGGCCACCTCCGTCGCCGTTCCACTTCACATTGAAGGAGACGCCGAAGCGAGCAGGATTGACTTTCAACGACAACACAAAGCTGGCTAGACCAGAATCCACTCCAACGCAAAATTCCCCTCTTAGGACCTCCCcaaagaaggcgaagctggGGACACCGGTTCCAGGGAGGTTGTTTGGACATAATGGGGACGGATTCTCCCAGCCAAACCTCACTCCGGCACAGAATTCGCCTTTGAAAACGTCTCCTAAGAAGGGAATATTCGGTGCCTCGTTTTCATCCCAGAAGCCATCGCATCAggcctcgacctcgacgccTTTCAAGTCTAGCATGCTTCTAAGCCCAGCAAAGAAAGTTAGCACTCCATTCAAAAGCTCATTGCCACCTGTACCATCTTCGTTGGCCAAAGAATCACGAGTACAGGCAGACGCGGAGACTGACGACGAAACTGTTTCGATGTATGATGAGTCGCCATCCAGGGAACAAAACTTTGAGGGGGGAACTGTCTTCGATGCTTACCAAGATGAGCATGGTACAAGGCTAACACCTGACGGGACTCCGGTTACTCGACGAATTGGGCATTCAGGAAAAGGAACTCCGGGCCAGTCCGACGTTTTTGCGGGGCTCGACAAGGAgacagatgaagaagattctgAAGATGAGCTCGCTCCACTCGAAGCTCACGATCCTGCTGAAGATGCGGAACATACGGACCAGCAAATGAAGGACTTGAttgaagaggttgaagcgGAATTTGAAGAAACCGATACGCAGGCGCCATTTGACTACGatcaggatgaagaagagagcaCAACCCCACAAGATACGTACAAGGCGAGATCTCAATCAGATGGAGTCCAGGAGGAtttcggcgaagacgaaAGCGCAGATCCCCAAGAAGACGACTCCGACATGGAAGTCCCTGAAGAGCCTACCCCATCAGCCCACAGACGCAGTTTTGTCAATGGGCTTGAGGATGTCTTTACTGAGAGCTCTCCTCTTCGCGACATCCCAACGGATAATGTCACCCATGATATGGATGACCAAGATAACTACTCTatgtctgatgatgaagctCCAGTTAACGTTGATCAATCTGCACGCACTGCGGAAGAACACGACGAACCGACACTTGTTGGTCAGACTACCTCGTCTCCCTCGAATCATCCGATGAGTGCCGACCCAATCCAACCCTAcgaaatcgaagaagtcgAGCATACTCCGTTTATGAACTTCCTTTTAACTCACTGGGCGCCAACTCTGCCACTTGTTGATGAACTCCACTCTACATCAATATCTGTCCAATATACAGAACGTAGATCACCGCGCTCCAACACACCGGAGGACAGCCAAAATGACGTGCCGAATACCCCCTCCGTCTCCAGCACCCCGGAGAGCCAAGAGGAGGAGCACCAGGACAAATCACTTCCCAACAAGGGCCCACGCTTTACTTTACTTGCCGAACAATTCAGTCAGTGGAAAGCGAGCAGCCCTGCCAAGCCCGCGACAAGCCGTCCACGCCGCAGAGGTGTTTTCTCACTTGGAAGACCTAGTGACGTTTCGCGTACTACGCCTCGAGCTCCTAAGACTGATATCTTCGCAAACgcaccctccttctcagccaAGCTCCGTTCTCAACCAGCACCCCATACATCCCCGGTGGTCGATGCTCATGAAGAACATGATATtcatgaagacgaggaggatccggttgaggatgaggttgttgaaTCGAAGACTGAGCATGGTACAAGGAGTCCCATGGCAGAGATAATGGATGATGAAGCCCCAGAGGCTCCCGAGCTCTTTTCAGATATCCCTCACGATGAAGCGGAGGAACAACAACCCAAATCTGCGGACTACCCAACTCTGCAACCATCggtagaagaggaaaaagagAATGATGAGATATCATTCGTTCCTGCCACGCCCGCCAAAAACCCGTCTCTCCCACCACAAACATTCCACACCATGTCAAAAGTGCCCTTGAAGCCTGAGGGCGAGATATCTCCTTTGAAAATACTCCGAAAACGTGGACGCTCTCTTTCGATAACTTCCCCAGTCCGATCCTCCCCCAGACTTCGGAATTTCTTGCCTCCACCAAAAGCGCACCGTGTATCAGAGTCCCCTCCACGGAAATCGCCCAGGATTCAGGAGGAGTCTGTGCAGAGATCCCGGTCAAGGGAACCTTCAATCGAACCACAACAAACACATCGCGCCCGAACGCCTTCCCGAACAGCTAGCCCGTCCAAAACACCTCGCAAGCAAGTGCCGGATTACGAGCTTTGCCTACATGGcgctgttgtttttgttgacGTCCACACTaccgagggcgaggacgcTAGCGGCATTTTCatcgagctcctccagcagaTGGGTGCTAAGTGCATTAGGAATTGGTCATGGAATCCCCGCATGAGCCTGTCCCCGGAGGAGGGTACGCCCTCATTGAATGGGAAGGTTGGTATCACCCACGTCGTCTTCAAAGACGGCGGTGTTCGAACCTTGGAAAAGGTGAGGCAAGCGTCAGGACTGGTCAAGTGCGTGGGTGTTGGTTGGGTTCTCGA TTGTGAGCGAGAAAACAAATGGCTCGACGAAGCGCTTTATTCTGTCGACAGCTCGATCATTCCCCGCGGTGGCGCAAAGCGACGCAAGAGTATGGAACCTCGGGCTCTAAGCAACATCAACGGAACACTTATCAAGTCGGGCATGGCTGGGTCATCAAGCCGCAGGCCTTCTGCGGCCTTCGGAAATGGTGCTAGGAGTACCACACCGGAAGAGCCTGGTCACACAGGGGGAGACAATAAATTCTGGCAGACACCACGAACTCCTAGTGCTGCTTCACTCGGATTCAATTTGGACAGCATCGGCATGTCTCCTGCAACGCCATTCTTCCTGTCTCAGCGGTCAAAGCTTGTCCAGCAGACCTGCCCTCCAAAACAAACACAGCAGGGACTCTTTTCTAGAAATAAAGCGGAGGAGGGACCATCACGTGAATTGAAGACCAAACTGGAAGCTGCGCGACGAAAGAGTCTTGCTTTCAAGCCTACTGTTGGAAGCCCTCTCGTGGAGTAA
- the ARO8_1 gene encoding 3-deoxy-7-phosphoheptulonate synthase class II (COG:E;~EggNog:ENOG410PIHP;~InterPro:IPR002480;~PFAM:PF01474;~go_function: GO:0003849 - 3-deoxy-7-phosphoheptulonate synthase activity [Evidence IEA];~go_process: GO:0009073 - aromatic amino acid family biosynthetic process [Evidence IEA]), translated as MSAEPWTPKSWTAKPIKQDVVYDDVEGVQSALQKLEKLPPLVTTHEIASLKKSLKNVALGKAFVLQGGDCAELFDYCNQDMIEAKVKLLLQMSLVLIWGANMPVVRIARIAGQFAKPRSSPMEVINGVEMRSFRGDNINGFDATPESRRPDPSRLVSAYFHSAATLNYLRASLSSGLADLHSPLDWGLGHVITPAIKEKYERIVTRVKDALRFMQTVGIDTDRGVETVDVYTSHEGLLLEYETSLTRLLRDPTPPPPSFQPTAAAASQPPKSFYATSSHFLWIGDRTRQLTGAHVEFFRGITNPIGIKIGPSMDPKDLIALLNTVNPDREIGKVTLISRYGARNIAAHLPGHIAAVKSSGHTPVWQCDPMHGNTQSTPTGVKTRHFEDILSELRQALEIHRASGSFLGGMHLELTGEAVTECVGGAGGLTEEGLGERYTTFCDPRLNEKQALELAFLVAGFYREMDGGEEVNSI; from the exons ATGAGCGCCGAACCCTGGACCCCAAAGT CCTGGACAGCAAAGCCCATCAAACAGGATGTTGTCTATGACGACGTAGAGGGCGTTCAATCAGCGCTCCAGAAACTAGAGAAGCTTCCCCCGCTTGTTACTACTCATGAG ATTGCCAGCCTGAAGAAGAGTTTGAAAAATGTCGCTCTCGGCAAGGCTTTTGTTCTCCAAGGAG GGGACTGTGCGGAGCTATTTGATTATTGTAACCAGGATATGATCGAGGCGAAGGTcaagcttctcctccagatGAGTCTTGTTTTGATTTGGG GAGCAAATATGCCTGTCGTGCGTATCGCACGCATTGCAGGGCAATTCGCCAA GCCCCGGTCAAGCCCTATGGAAGTTATCAATGGCGTTGAAATGCGTTCTTTTCGTGGAGACAACATCAACGGCTTCGATGCCACGCCTGAGTCCCGGCGTCCAGACCCGTCGCGCCTGGTATCTGCCTACTTCCACTCCGCGGCGACTCTCAACTACCTCCGCGCCTCGCTCTCTTCAGGCCTAGCAGACCTACACTCCCCTCTCGACTGGGGTCTTGGGCACGTCATTACACCGGCAATCAAAGAAAAGTACGAGCGCATCGTCACTAGAGTCAAGGATGCCCTCCGCTTCATGCAAACCGTCGGAATCGACACCGACCGTGGCGTCGAAACAGTCGACGTCTACACCAGCCACGagggcctcctcctcgaatACGAAACAAGCCTTACCCGACTCCTCAGAGACCCCACGCCACCACCCCCAAGTTTCCAACCCACCGCAGCCGCTGCCTCACAACCACCAAAAAGCTTCTACGCCACATCCTCGCACTTCCTCTGGATCGGCGATCGCACACGCCAACTCACTGGCGCCCATGTCGAGTTCTTCCGCGGCATCACCAACCCAATCGGCATTAAAATCGGACCGTCAATGGATCCCAAAGACTTGATCGCCCTTCTCAACACCGTCAACCCAGACCGCGAGATCGGCAAAGTAACGCTCATCTCTCGGTACGGGGCGCGGAACATCGCCGCCCATCTACCGGGTCATATTGCGGCCGTGAAATCCTCCGGCCATACACCCGTCTGGCAATGCGATCCTATGCATGGGAACACGCAGTCCACACCGACGGGCGTCAAGACGAGACACTTTGAGGATATCCTGTCGGAGCTGCGCCAGGCGCTAGAGATTCATCGCGCCAGTGGTAGTTTCCTGGGTGGCATGCATTTGGAACTTACTGGCGAGGCGGTTACCGAGtgtgttggtggtgctggggggTTGACGGAGGAGGGGCTCGGAGAGAGGTACACGACGTTTTGTGATCCGAGATTGAATGagaagcaggcgctggaATTGGCGTTTTTGGTTGCGGGCTTCTACAGGGAGATGgacgggggagaagaagttaATTCGA